From a region of the Thermosipho melanesiensis BI429 genome:
- a CDS encoding ABC transporter permease: MINLIKALFLESFRNKISFFSSILLPVIFFLIFAFVFSDEVNVTFAYFCNNRLDIPGVYFEDKEKLLKEKDKYSAVAIIEDEIVVYKNYDDYTVDLWINDIKQKVATTIDVLRINEKELDYIKLSEKERIYLGSFVLSLISIGMFSSVNLFERYRNFGVIKRFKLLPLSAFQFIFSFSISQFIVSFFSFVIVRLIGLVVFSIDLKVNYFYFLLSFVSAVIGMLGIGSFLSVVFKKSASSIAQFLYTIFVFFSGVYFPLNFLPDFLKRITYFLPVKYINENFQYSIFRLFSFERFLLQNLFLLSFGIIFLYVGGKILFSKEEWVKK, encoded by the coding sequence GTGATTAATTTAATTAAAGCGCTATTTTTGGAGTCTTTTAGGAATAAGATCTCTTTTTTCTCCAGCATACTGTTACCTGTTATATTCTTTTTAATATTTGCTTTTGTGTTTTCAGATGAGGTAAATGTAACATTTGCCTATTTTTGTAATAATAGGTTAGATATACCTGGTGTTTATTTTGAAGATAAAGAAAAGTTATTAAAAGAAAAGGATAAATATAGTGCTGTAGCTATTATTGAAGATGAGATAGTTGTTTATAAAAATTATGATGACTATACCGTGGATTTATGGATTAATGATATAAAACAAAAGGTTGCTACAACAATAGATGTGTTAAGAATAAACGAGAAAGAATTAGATTATATAAAGTTAAGTGAAAAAGAAAGAATTTATTTAGGATCTTTTGTTTTATCTTTAATTTCTATAGGTATGTTTTCATCTGTAAATCTATTTGAAAGATATAGAAATTTTGGGGTTATAAAAAGATTTAAGTTACTACCGTTAAGTGCCTTTCAGTTTATATTTTCATTTTCAATATCACAATTTATCGTAAGCTTTTTTTCGTTTGTAATAGTTCGTTTAATTGGATTAGTTGTATTTTCGATAGATTTAAAGGTAAATTATTTTTATTTTTTACTTTCTTTTGTTTCCGCTGTAATAGGAATGCTAGGTATTGGAAGTTTTTTAAGTGTAGTTTTTAAAAAATCAGCAAGTTCAATTGCGCAATTTTTGTATACAATATTTGTGTTTTTTTCTGGTGTTTATTTTCCATTAAATTTTTTGCCTGATTTTTTAAAAAGAATTACGTATTTTCTACCTGTAAAGTATATTAATGAAAATTTCCAGTATTCAATTTTTAGGTTATTTTCATTTGAGAGGTTTTTACTGCAAAATTTATTTTTGTTAAGCTTTGGGATCATTTTCCTGTATGTTGGGGGAAAGATACTTTTTTCCAAAGAAGAGTGGGTGAAAAAATGA
- a CDS encoding macro domain-containing protein, translated as MEIKINNVTVRLINDDITEQHVDAIVNAANSSLKHGGGVAGAILKKGGYIIQEESDEYVQKHGPVPTGGVTVTTAGNLNAKYIIHAVGPVWRGGENNEEEKLRSAIWNSLKTACKLNIKTIAFPAISSGIFGFPVDRCAKIFKEVISKFTSKERCLDEIRIVNIDSYVHEVFVKEFSCD; from the coding sequence ATGGAAATAAAGATTAATAATGTGACTGTAAGATTGATAAATGATGATATCACAGAACAACATGTTGATGCAATTGTAAATGCTGCAAATTCAAGTTTGAAACATGGTGGCGGTGTAGCAGGAGCAATTTTGAAAAAAGGAGGATATATCATTCAAGAAGAAAGTGATGAATACGTACAAAAACATGGGCCAGTTCCTACGGGCGGTGTTACGGTAACAACTGCCGGTAATTTAAATGCAAAGTATATAATACATGCTGTTGGTCCGGTATGGCGTGGAGGAGAAAATAATGAAGAGGAAAAACTAAGGAGTGCAATATGGAATAGTTTAAAAACAGCATGTAAACTAAATATCAAAACCATAGCCTTTCCAGCTATAAGTAGTGGTATTTTTGGTTTTCCAGTAGATAGATGCGCTAAGATTTTTAAAGAAGTAATTAGCAAGTTTACCAGCAAAGAACGTTGTCTAGATGAAATAAGGATTGTGAATATAGATAGTTATGTTCATGAAGTATTTGTAAAGGAGTTTTCATGTGATTAA
- a CDS encoding replication-associated recombination protein A, producing the protein MSGLSEILRPKGFEEFIGQEHLFGEKGLIRLAIESGNLFSAVFYGPPGCGKTSTLEIIRKKTDFEIYHFNAAVTSTIDVKKVLDYAQKVKGLKKMLIFVDEIHRFNKKQQDIFLPGIERGDYIFIGATTENPFKMINPALLSRIKVIAFKKLKVFEIKKLLERAISVKNIDVMESVMDFITRISDGDARFAINIYDVLSDMAKALGKEIVDDEIVTLYGGEVKMVYTSKEHYELASAFIKSIRGSDPDAALYYMARMLEVGEDPRFIARRLAILASEDVGLADPMAILIAIATAQAVELVGLPECVLNLSECVIYLSLAPKSNSSTLAISKAIESARETMNLSVPFNLLNVKDSGYKNPHHYGGFLKKSYLPKGISDKVFYIPKEIGKEKRLKEILEKLWEGVKEYGNKD; encoded by the coding sequence TTGAGTGGTTTAAGCGAAATTTTAAGACCTAAGGGTTTTGAAGAGTTTATTGGTCAGGAACATTTGTTTGGTGAAAAAGGATTGATAAGGCTAGCTATTGAGAGTGGAAATTTATTTTCTGCAGTATTTTATGGACCACCTGGTTGTGGGAAAACTTCTACTTTGGAGATAATAAGGAAAAAGACAGATTTTGAAATTTATCATTTTAACGCTGCTGTGACTTCTACAATTGATGTGAAAAAGGTATTAGATTATGCGCAAAAAGTAAAGGGATTAAAAAAGATGCTGATTTTTGTTGATGAAATTCATAGGTTTAATAAAAAACAACAGGATATATTTCTCCCCGGAATAGAACGGGGAGATTATATATTTATTGGTGCAACCACTGAAAATCCCTTTAAGATGATAAATCCCGCGTTGTTGTCAAGGATAAAGGTTATTGCTTTTAAAAAGTTAAAGGTTTTTGAAATAAAAAAGCTTTTAGAGAGGGCAATTTCAGTAAAAAACATAGATGTAATGGAAAGTGTTATGGATTTTATTACAAGGATTTCAGATGGTGATGCAAGATTTGCAATAAATATTTACGATGTGTTGAGTGATATGGCAAAAGCACTTGGTAAAGAAATAGTTGACGATGAAATCGTTACATTATACGGTGGCGAAGTGAAAATGGTTTATACTAGCAAAGAACATTATGAACTTGCATCTGCTTTTATAAAAAGCATTAGGGGAAGTGATCCCGACGCGGCGTTGTACTATATGGCAAGAATGTTAGAAGTGGGAGAAGATCCAAGATTTATTGCAAGAAGGTTGGCGATTTTGGCTAGTGAGGATGTAGGACTTGCGGATCCCATGGCAATTTTAATAGCAATTGCAACAGCACAAGCAGTGGAACTGGTTGGACTTCCAGAGTGTGTTTTAAACCTTTCTGAATGTGTTATATACTTGTCATTAGCACCAAAGAGCAATTCATCTACTTTAGCTATTTCAAAAGCAATCGAATCTGCAAGAGAGACGATGAATTTGTCTGTACCTTTCAATTTACTAAATGTAAAAGATAGTGGATACAAAAATCCACATCATTATGGTGGTTTTTTGAAAAAAAGTTACCTTCCAAAAGGAATTTCAGATAAAGTGTTTTACATTCCAAAAGAGATTGGTAAAGAAAAAAGATTAAAGGAAATTTTGGAAAAATTGTGGGAAGGGGTGAAGGAGTATGGAAATAAAGATTAA
- a CDS encoding SDR family NAD(P)-dependent oxidoreductase, with translation MKTLVTGGAGFIGSHVVDKLVQNGFEVVVLDNLSKGKKENVNEKAKLIVGDIKDKKAMEELFENENFDYVFHLAAQASVSVSVKDPVEDANVNIIGSLNLINLSIKHGVKKFIFSSTGGAIYGDDVEIYPTPESVCPKPISPYGIAKLSVENYLRFAKREFNLDYTVLRYANVYGPRQDPFGEAGVIAIFISRMLNGDDIVINGDGGYVRDYVYVEDVANANLRALKSGSGLEINIGTSVGTSVNQLFGYLKKIIRYDKEPIYGPPRKGDIRKSILCYTRALEELRWKPTVDIEKGLRLTVEWFKRNFKT, from the coding sequence ATGAAGACATTGGTAACGGGCGGTGCAGGGTTTATAGGATCGCATGTTGTGGATAAATTAGTCCAAAATGGCTTTGAAGTGGTTGTTCTTGATAATCTATCAAAAGGAAAAAAGGAAAATGTAAATGAAAAAGCAAAACTTATAGTTGGAGATATTAAAGATAAGAAGGCAATGGAAGAGTTGTTTGAAAATGAAAATTTCGATTATGTATTTCATCTTGCTGCACAGGCTAGCGTTTCAGTCTCTGTAAAGGATCCTGTGGAAGATGCAAACGTAAATATAATTGGAAGTTTGAATTTAATAAATCTTTCGATAAAGCATGGTGTAAAAAAATTTATCTTTTCTTCAACGGGTGGTGCAATTTATGGTGATGATGTAGAAATATATCCAACTCCGGAAAGTGTTTGCCCCAAGCCTATCTCACCTTATGGTATTGCGAAACTTTCCGTTGAAAACTACTTAAGATTTGCGAAAAGAGAATTTAACCTTGATTACACCGTATTACGTTATGCAAATGTCTATGGACCAAGACAAGATCCATTTGGAGAAGCAGGTGTGATAGCAATATTTATTTCTCGTATGTTAAATGGTGATGATATAGTCATTAACGGTGATGGGGGGTATGTTAGGGATTATGTATATGTAGAGGATGTTGCTAATGCAAATTTAAGAGCTTTAAAATCTGGAAGTGGATTGGAGATAAATATTGGTACATCTGTTGGAACAAGTGTAAATCAGCTTTTTGGATATTTAAAGAAAATTATTCGATATGATAAGGAGCCAATTTATGGTCCACCTAGGAAAGGTGATATTAGAAAAAGTATTTTGTGTTATACGAGGGCTCTTGAGGAGTTAAGGTGGAAACCTACTGTGGATATTGAAAAGGGGTTGAGGCTAACCGTTGAGTGGTTTAAGCGAAATTTTAAGACCTAA
- a CDS encoding metal-dependent transcriptional regulator — protein sequence MTVKKLTPTLENYLVTIYKLSKKNGFTRISEVANFKKVSYPSVTTAVRKLTKLGYVEHERYGFIKLTNKGRRIAITIHNGELRVKYFFMYVIGFPESRAQQVAKLMIYGLDNETRKQLRRFYALMIDFDESKAKKLVEFLKEQRKKLGVKEVPKEALKLKLRLKEDN from the coding sequence ATGACGGTTAAAAAGCTAACTCCTACACTTGAGAATTACCTTGTAACAATTTATAAATTATCAAAGAAAAATGGTTTTACAAGGATTTCCGAAGTTGCTAATTTTAAAAAAGTTAGTTATCCTAGTGTTACAACTGCCGTGAGAAAATTAACGAAGTTAGGTTATGTTGAACATGAAAGGTATGGGTTTATAAAACTTACAAATAAAGGAAGAAGGATTGCGATTACCATTCACAACGGAGAATTGAGGGTTAAGTATTTCTTTATGTATGTAATAGGTTTTCCAGAAAGCAGAGCACAACAAGTTGCTAAGCTTATGATATATGGTTTAGATAATGAAACAAGAAAACAATTAAGACGTTTTTATGCGTTGATGATTGATTTTGATGAATCAAAGGCAAAAAAACTTGTAGAATTTTTAAAAGAACAAAGGAAAAAATTGGGAGTAAAAGAGGTACCAAAAGAAGCGTTGAAATTGAAATTGAGGTTAAAGGAGGATAACTGA
- a CDS encoding uracil-DNA glycosylase, with amino-acid sequence MKKEEMMKIIIERIKECKACPLHENRTNVVPGEGNLDSPIVFVGEGPGEEEDLQGRPFVGRAGQLLTKILESVNIKREDVYITNIVKCRPPNNRTPTKEEASICSHFLFAQLEIINPKMIVTLGKPALELFLGRTVAITKVRGNEFKWRGGIIVFPMFHPSYLLRNPSKAKGSPKDLTWQDIKRVRKYYDQFLKERKNDG; translated from the coding sequence ATGAAAAAAGAAGAGATGATGAAAATAATCATTGAAAGAATAAAAGAATGCAAAGCGTGTCCTTTGCATGAGAATAGAACCAATGTAGTTCCAGGTGAAGGAAATCTGGATAGTCCAATTGTTTTTGTTGGAGAAGGTCCAGGTGAAGAAGAAGACCTTCAAGGGAGACCATTTGTTGGTAGAGCTGGTCAATTATTAACGAAAATTTTGGAATCTGTGAATATAAAAAGGGAGGATGTTTATATAACTAACATTGTTAAATGTAGACCTCCGAATAATAGGACGCCTACCAAAGAAGAAGCGAGTATATGTTCGCACTTTTTATTTGCACAACTTGAAATTATTAATCCAAAGATGATTGTTACTTTGGGAAAACCTGCTTTGGAGCTTTTTTTGGGAAGAACTGTTGCAATTACAAAAGTTAGAGGCAATGAATTTAAATGGAGAGGTGGTATTATTGTGTTTCCTATGTTTCATCCAAGCTATTTGCTAAGGAATCCTTCTAAAGCAAAGGGTTCTCCTAAAGATCTTACGTGGCAGGATATAAAGAGAGTTAGAAAATATTATGATCAATTTTTAAAGGAGAGGAAAAATGACGGTTAA
- the ppdK gene encoding pyruvate, phosphate dikinase: protein MSKKWVYFFANGKAEGQADMKDILGGKGANLAEMTNIGIPVPPGFTISTEVCKFYYDHGKTYPEDLKAQVDEALKKLEEVTEKKLGDPEKPLLVSVRSGAAVSMPGMMDTILNLGLNDETVKGLAKLTNNERFAYDAYRRFLQMFGDTALGIPHAEFEKALEAKKEAKGVKLDVELDAEDLRALVEDYKKIYDKHGKEFPQDTYKQLWAAIDAVFGSWMNERAIKYRQINNIKEGELLGTAVNIVTMVFGNMGDDCGTGVCFTRNPNTGEKKPYGEFLQNAQGEDVVAGIRTPVPLEELKKINESVYNELLSIMEKLEKHYKDMQDIEFTIEKGKLYILQTRNGKRTSQAAIKIAVDLVHEGLIDKETAVMRVKPEDVERVLHAKFDDSELKNAKVIAKGLPASPGAATGKVYFDAAKAEKMAKDGEQVILVRPETSPEDVGGMNAAEGILTARGGMTSHAAVVARGMGKPAVVGAEEILVDEETLEFKVNDTVVKEGEWISIDGTTGNVYLGKVKTVKPQGLEGPVAELLTWADEIRRLGVRTNADVPRDAKVARDFGAEGIGLCRTEHMFFEKDRIPKVRRMIVAKTKEQREAALAELLPLQKEDFKGLFRTMKGLPVTIRLIDPPLHEFLPHEEEQMKEVAEQIGITVEELKSVVEQLHELNPMLGHRGCRLTITYPEIAVMQTKAIIGAAIELKREENIDVIPEIMIPLVGHINELKYVKKVVVETAEQLIKEVGIELTYKVGTMIEIPRAAITADQIAQEAEFFSFGTNDLTQMTFGFSRDDVGKFLPEYLEKGILEHDPFKSLDWNGVGQLVKMGTEKGKAARKDLKVGVCGEHGGDPRSILFFDAVGLDYVSCSPYRVPVARIAAAQATIKNRK from the coding sequence ATGTCAAAGAAATGGGTATATTTCTTTGCAAACGGCAAGGCAGAAGGCCAAGCAGACATGAAAGATATATTAGGTGGAAAAGGTGCTAATCTCGCCGAAATGACAAACATTGGTATTCCAGTACCACCAGGATTTACTATTTCCACAGAAGTTTGTAAATTTTACTATGATCACGGAAAAACATATCCAGAAGATCTAAAAGCACAAGTAGATGAAGCTCTAAAAAAGTTAGAAGAAGTTACAGAAAAAAAATTGGGTGATCCCGAAAAACCATTATTAGTATCCGTTAGATCAGGTGCTGCTGTCTCTATGCCTGGAATGATGGATACCATTCTAAACTTAGGTTTAAACGATGAAACAGTTAAAGGGCTTGCAAAACTTACAAACAATGAAAGATTTGCATATGATGCCTACAGAAGATTCTTACAGATGTTTGGAGACACTGCATTAGGTATACCACATGCAGAATTCGAAAAAGCATTAGAAGCAAAAAAAGAAGCAAAAGGTGTAAAGTTAGACGTTGAACTTGACGCTGAAGACCTAAGAGCACTCGTTGAGGATTACAAAAAGATCTATGACAAACATGGCAAAGAATTCCCGCAAGATACCTACAAACAACTTTGGGCAGCTATTGATGCAGTCTTTGGTTCATGGATGAACGAAAGGGCAATTAAATACAGACAAATCAACAACATCAAAGAAGGAGAATTGCTTGGAACAGCTGTAAATATAGTTACCATGGTATTTGGAAATATGGGTGATGACTGTGGTACAGGCGTCTGTTTCACAAGAAATCCAAATACAGGGGAAAAGAAACCATATGGTGAATTCCTACAAAACGCACAAGGTGAAGATGTTGTTGCCGGTATAAGAACCCCTGTTCCTCTAGAAGAACTAAAGAAAATAAACGAAAGTGTATACAACGAGCTTCTTTCAATAATGGAAAAATTAGAAAAACACTATAAAGACATGCAAGATATAGAGTTCACAATCGAAAAAGGAAAACTCTACATCTTACAAACAAGAAACGGAAAAAGAACAAGTCAAGCAGCTATCAAAATAGCAGTTGATCTTGTACACGAAGGGTTAATTGATAAAGAAACAGCAGTAATGAGAGTAAAACCTGAAGATGTTGAAAGAGTACTTCACGCAAAATTTGATGACAGCGAACTTAAAAATGCAAAAGTAATAGCAAAAGGACTTCCAGCATCACCAGGTGCAGCTACTGGAAAAGTATATTTTGATGCAGCAAAGGCTGAAAAAATGGCAAAAGATGGAGAACAAGTTATACTTGTAAGACCTGAAACAAGTCCAGAAGATGTTGGCGGAATGAATGCCGCAGAAGGTATATTAACCGCAAGAGGTGGAATGACATCACACGCAGCTGTTGTTGCAAGAGGAATGGGTAAACCTGCAGTTGTTGGTGCAGAAGAAATATTAGTTGATGAAGAAACATTGGAATTCAAAGTCAACGATACAGTTGTAAAAGAAGGAGAATGGATTTCAATTGATGGAACAACCGGAAATGTTTACCTTGGTAAGGTAAAAACGGTAAAACCACAAGGCCTCGAAGGACCGGTCGCAGAACTCCTCACTTGGGCAGATGAAATAAGAAGATTAGGCGTAAGAACAAATGCAGATGTTCCAAGAGATGCTAAAGTCGCAAGAGATTTCGGAGCAGAAGGTATTGGACTTTGCAGAACAGAACATATGTTTTTTGAAAAAGATAGAATACCAAAAGTTAGAAGAATGATTGTCGCAAAGACAAAAGAACAAAGAGAAGCCGCACTTGCAGAACTATTACCGCTTCAAAAAGAAGACTTCAAAGGACTATTTAGAACAATGAAAGGTTTACCAGTTACCATCAGGCTTATAGATCCTCCACTACACGAATTCTTACCTCATGAAGAAGAACAAATGAAAGAAGTAGCGGAACAAATTGGAATTACAGTTGAAGAGTTAAAATCAGTAGTTGAACAGCTCCACGAACTTAACCCAATGCTCGGCCATAGAGGATGTAGGCTTACAATAACATATCCTGAAATTGCCGTAATGCAAACAAAAGCAATAATTGGTGCAGCTATTGAACTAAAGAGAGAAGAAAACATAGACGTAATTCCAGAAATAATGATTCCATTGGTTGGACACATTAATGAATTAAAATACGTTAAAAAAGTTGTAGTTGAAACTGCAGAGCAATTAATAAAAGAAGTAGGTATTGAACTTACGTATAAAGTTGGTACAATGATTGAAATACCAAGAGCTGCAATTACTGCTGACCAAATTGCTCAAGAGGCCGAATTCTTTAGCTTTGGAACAAACGACCTAACACAAATGACCTTTGGTTTCAGCCGTGACGATGTTGGAAAGTTCTTACCAGAATATCTTGAAAAAGGTATACTTGAACACGATCCATTTAAGAGTCTTGATTGGAATGGTGTAGGACAATTAGTAAAAATGGGTACAGAAAAAGGTAAGGCAGCAAGAAAAGATCTCAAAGTTGGAGTCTGTGGTGAACACGGTGGAGATCCAAGATCTATCCTCTTTTTTGATGCAGTTGGTCTTGATTACGTAAGTTGTTCTCCATACAGGGTACCTGTTGCAAGAATTGCAGCTGCTCAAGCAACAATAAAAAACAGAAAATAA
- the glmU gene encoding bifunctional UDP-N-acetylglucosamine diphosphorylase/glucosamine-1-phosphate N-acetyltransferase GlmU has product MKTLILAAGLGKRMNSKYPKVIHKIFNKPMINWVIETAKNFGKVAVVLGHKYELVKKVIPEDVEIYLQNQQLGTAHAVMSAIEFVSPNDNLLILYGDVPFISHETLKRLEKEHVKSNSDVTILTSILENPTGYGRIVRDGKIRIIEDKDATEEVKKIKEINTGIYIIKGNFLIENINKIENNNTQKEYYLTDILKFTDNISTVTTNDVDEITGVNNRIQLANLEKKIRRKINEKLMNQGVRIIDPNAVYIDPQVKIGRDTLIYPFTFIEGETEIGEDCVIGPLTRIKESKIGNKVTINRSEVEKSVIEDNVSVGPFARLREGTTLDENVKIGNFVETKKSSIGKNSKAQHLTYLGDATIGNNVNIGAGTITCNYDGQTKHPTYIEDNAFIGSNNSLVAPVKIGKNAITAAGSTITNNVPENSLAIARQKQINKENWVLRKGGQKNANNKK; this is encoded by the coding sequence TTGAAAACCCTAATTTTGGCTGCGGGTCTTGGCAAAAGAATGAATTCTAAATATCCAAAAGTAATACATAAAATTTTCAACAAACCAATGATTAACTGGGTAATTGAAACTGCAAAAAACTTTGGTAAAGTAGCAGTTGTTTTAGGACATAAATACGAACTTGTTAAAAAGGTCATACCTGAAGACGTTGAAATATACTTGCAAAACCAACAATTAGGTACTGCACATGCAGTCATGTCTGCCATAGAATTTGTATCTCCAAATGATAATTTGTTAATTCTTTATGGCGATGTTCCTTTTATTTCACATGAAACATTAAAAAGACTTGAAAAAGAGCACGTAAAAAGTAACAGTGATGTTACTATACTTACCTCTATATTGGAAAATCCTACCGGTTATGGTAGGATTGTTAGAGATGGCAAAATAAGGATAATAGAAGATAAAGATGCAACTGAAGAAGTTAAAAAAATAAAAGAAATAAATACAGGGATATACATTATTAAAGGAAACTTTTTAATTGAAAATATAAATAAGATAGAGAATAATAACACACAGAAAGAATATTATTTAACGGATATATTAAAATTTACAGATAACATCTCAACAGTTACTACGAACGATGTCGACGAAATTACTGGTGTAAACAACAGAATTCAACTTGCAAATTTGGAAAAAAAGATAAGAAGGAAAATAAATGAAAAATTAATGAACCAAGGGGTAAGGATAATTGACCCTAATGCTGTTTATATAGACCCACAAGTAAAAATAGGGAGAGACACTTTGATCTACCCGTTTACTTTCATTGAAGGTGAAACAGAAATTGGGGAAGATTGTGTAATTGGACCTTTGACACGAATAAAAGAGTCTAAAATAGGGAATAAAGTTACAATAAACAGATCAGAAGTGGAAAAATCTGTGATAGAAGATAATGTATCAGTAGGTCCATTTGCAAGATTACGTGAAGGAACGACATTAGATGAAAATGTAAAAATTGGAAACTTTGTAGAAACAAAAAAGTCAAGTATAGGAAAAAATAGCAAAGCACAACATCTAACATACTTAGGAGATGCTACAATTGGAAATAACGTAAATATAGGAGCGGGAACAATTACTTGTAATTATGATGGGCAAACCAAGCATCCGACTTACATTGAAGACAACGCGTTTATTGGAAGCAACAACTCACTTGTTGCACCTGTAAAGATAGGTAAAAATGCAATCACTGCTGCTGGTTCAACCATTACAAACAACGTACCGGAAAATAGTCTTGCAATAGCAAGACAAAAACAAATTAACAAAGAAAATTGGGTTTTAAGAAAAGGGGGCCAAAAAAATGCAAATAACAAAAAATGA
- a CDS encoding ribose-phosphate pyrophosphokinase, which yields MQITKNEMKIFSGNANKELAIKVSEYIGTRLANCEVGRFADGEINVKIGETVRGHDTFIVQPTCPPVNENLMELLIMIDALKRASANSIAVVIPYYGYARQDRKAKGRDPITAKLVANLLTTAGATRVMTVDLHSEQIQGFFDIPLDNLWSFPIFAKQLKRDKIVDDEYVIVSPDVGGVKRARQFAERLGGPLAILDKRRPKDNEAEILNIIGDVKDKTAIIVDDIADTARSLVKAAKAIKENGARRVIACITHPVLSDGAIERIQNSEIEKIYISDSISHNNLPDKFSVVSLAPLLGEAIMRVRKNLSVSILFRQ from the coding sequence ATGCAAATAACAAAAAATGAGATGAAAATATTCTCAGGAAATGCCAATAAAGAACTTGCAATAAAGGTATCGGAATATATCGGTACACGCCTTGCCAATTGTGAAGTTGGAAGATTTGCAGACGGTGAAATAAACGTAAAGATTGGTGAAACAGTTAGAGGACACGATACTTTTATCGTTCAACCAACTTGTCCCCCTGTAAACGAAAATCTAATGGAATTGTTAATAATGATAGATGCACTAAAACGCGCATCGGCAAACAGTATAGCGGTGGTTATACCATACTATGGATATGCAAGACAGGACAGAAAAGCCAAAGGACGTGATCCTATAACTGCAAAGTTAGTAGCAAATTTATTAACCACTGCTGGAGCTACAAGAGTTATGACTGTTGATTTGCACTCTGAACAGATACAAGGATTTTTTGATATACCACTTGATAATTTATGGAGTTTCCCTATATTTGCAAAACAATTGAAAAGGGATAAAATAGTAGATGATGAATATGTAATTGTATCACCAGATGTTGGTGGTGTAAAAAGAGCAAGACAATTTGCTGAAAGATTAGGCGGACCTCTTGCAATATTGGACAAAAGGAGGCCAAAGGATAATGAAGCAGAGATTTTGAATATAATAGGAGATGTAAAAGATAAAACGGCAATTATTGTGGACGATATTGCGGATACAGCACGTTCTCTTGTTAAAGCAGCAAAGGCTATAAAAGAGAATGGTGCAAGAAGGGTAATTGCTTGTATCACACATCCCGTACTTTCTGATGGTGCAATTGAAAGAATTCAAAATTCAGAAATTGAAAAAATATATATTTCCGATTCGATCAGTCATAACAATCTACCAGATAAATTTTCCGTAGTATCACTTGCACCACTGCTTGGTGAAGCTATTATGAGGGTGAGAAAAAACTTATCTGTAAGTATACTATTTAGGCAATAA
- a CDS encoding 50S ribosomal protein L25, translated as MAQHKLEALTRNVVGKKRAVRRLRKQGLIPGVVYGPDIEPLSISIKKSNLIKLLYEVTEASIISLSVKDETGNEVFSHDVFIKNIQYDKLTDEVKHIDFYAPEKGHTMNINIPLEFIGKPKGVEKGGIVEIIHHELPVETLPSVIVEKLEIDISNLDLGESFHVSDLKLPTGMTAELPENEPLVTIAIPRGIEVEETTSEEEVEPEVIEKGKKEEE; from the coding sequence ATGGCACAACACAAGCTAGAGGCCCTGACGAGAAACGTTGTTGGAAAAAAAAGGGCTGTTAGAAGATTGAGAAAACAAGGACTTATACCCGGTGTAGTTTATGGGCCTGATATTGAACCACTTTCTATTTCAATTAAAAAGTCCAATTTAATCAAGCTTTTATACGAAGTAACCGAAGCAAGCATTATTTCACTTTCCGTTAAAGATGAAACAGGAAATGAGGTATTCTCTCACGATGTATTCATTAAAAACATTCAATACGATAAATTAACAGATGAAGTAAAACATATTGATTTCTACGCACCTGAAAAAGGTCATACTATGAATATCAATATACCACTTGAATTTATTGGAAAACCAAAAGGCGTAGAAAAGGGTGGTATTGTTGAAATTATTCACCATGAACTCCCCGTTGAAACACTTCCTTCTGTTATTGTAGAGAAGCTAGAGATAGATATTAGTAATCTAGATCTTGGTGAATCATTCCACGTATCTGATTTAAAACTCCCAACAGGAATGACTGCAGAGCTTCCAGAAAACGAACCATTGGTAACTATAGCAATTCCAAGAGGTATTGAAGTAGAAGAAACAACAAGTGAAGAGGAAGTTGAACCAGAAGTAATAGAAAAAGGTAAAAAGGAGGAAGAATAA